The following proteins come from a genomic window of Bactrocera tryoni isolate S06 chromosome 1, CSIRO_BtryS06_freeze2, whole genome shotgun sequence:
- the LOC120780354 gene encoding keratin, type II cytoskeletal 1-like: protein MRAFIILSLAAVVCADVGYNYKAGGGSPATGGHNGGGSSGLGTHGGSSLSGHGSSIGLGGLGGNGGSSGLGSIGSSNIGGNSGVGAGSSAPVAVSPAALATYEKEFYTFSAPESEFNNDNAGQQIASVKKNLRVIFIKAPENKGLENAAVQLAKQAAEDKTAIYVLTKQPDIGNLAQQLQNIQSQQSHKPEVHFVKYRTPEDAANAQKAIQSEYDQLAGKSQAHNGGVAPVLNFASRAPVAQGPAPKAPANSYLPSSVLRLFRK, encoded by the coding sequence atgcgtGCGTTCATTATTTTATCTTTGGCGGCAGTCGTGTGCGCTGACGTCGGTTACAATTACAAAGCCGGTGGTGGCAGTCCTGCTACAGGAGGTCACAACGGTGGTGGCTCCAGCGGTTTGGGTACACACGGTGGTTCCAGCCTTAGCGGACACGGTAGTTCGATCGGATTAGGTGGACTCGGCGGTAATGGTGGCTCCAGCGGTCTGGGTAGTATTGGTAGTTCCAACATTGGCGGCAATTCGGGTGTCGGCGCTGGTTCCAGTGCTCCAGTTGCAGTTAGTCCAGCTGCTCTAGCCACATACGAAAAAGAATTCTACACCTTCAGTGCTCCCGAAAGTGAATTCAATAATGATAACGCAGGGCAACAAATTGCCAGTGTTAAGAAAAACTTGCGCGTAATTTTCATTAAAGCACCTGAAAATAAGGGTCTTGAGAATGCCGCGGTACAATTAGCCAAGCAGGCTGCTGAGGATAAGACTGCCATTTATGTGCTTACCAAACAACCTGACATCGGTAATTTGGCTCAACAATTACAAAACATCCAGTCGCAACAGAGCCATAAGCCCGAAGTACACTTTGTCAAGTACCGTACACCTGAGGATGCTGCCAATGCCCAGAAGGCCATTCAATCGGAATACGATCAATTAGCGGGCAAATCTCAGGCTCATAACGGTGGTGTAGCGCCAGTGTTGAACTTCGCTTCTCGTGCTCCTGTTGCTCAAGGTCCTGCACCTAAAGCGCCAGCAAATTCCTACCTGCCTTCATCGGTCCTGCGCTTATTCCGTAAATAG
- the LOC120782168 gene encoding uncharacterized protein LOC120782168 — protein MRVFLVVCLITVAYADKLGYNYRPVAHSDSGLSFPPGGSSGLGGPGSSGGSGGVGPAESGPSYNAPAAEYEKEFYTYTADESEFSEPADNGRAIESLKKNLRVIFIKGPEGNGLEKAAADLARHAGEEKTAIYVLQKQADLGDLANKLQAENDVQRHKPEVHFVKYRTPEDATNAQRAIQQQYDQLGGKSQSHDGGAAPVHDFASPAARPAPRPVSAPGAAYLPSSILRF, from the coding sequence ATGCGTGTGTTTCTCGTCGTCTGCCTCATCACCGTTGCATATGCGGACAAACTGGGCTACAACTATCGTCCTGTAGCACACTCGGACAGCGGACTTTCATTTCCACCAGGTGGCTCCTCAGGACTCGGTGGTCCCGGCAGCAGTGGCGGATCGGGTGGTGTTGGCCCAGCCGAGTCCGGTCCTTCGTACAATGCCCCAGCTGCTGAATATGAAAAGGAATTCTACACATATACTGCCGATGAAAGCGAGTTCAGCGAACCAGCTGATAATGGTCGTGCCATCGAATCATTGAAGAAAAACTTGCGTGTCATCTTCATCAAGGGACCCGAAGGCAATGGCTTGGAGAAAGCTGCCGCCGACCTCGCCAGACACGCTGGAGAAGAGAAGACCGCTATTTATGTGCTGCAGAAACAAGCTGACTTGGGCGATTTGGCTAACAAATTACAGGCTGAAAACGATGTGCAACGTCACAAACCCGAAGTACACTTTGTCAAATACCGTACACCCGAGGATGCAACCAACGCTCAGCGCGCCATCCAACAGCAATACGATCAGTTGGGTGGAAAGTCTCAATCGCACGATGGTGGCGCTGCTCCAGTTCACGACTTTGCCTCTCCGGCAGCTCGCCCAGCACCACGTCCTGTTAGCGCTCCCGGTGCTGCTTATCTGCCATCCTCCATTCTCCGCTTCTAA
- the LOC120781731 gene encoding spidroin-1-like: MRAFIVLCLFTVACADKLGYNYRPVGHSDAGLSFAPGGSSGFGGLGGGGLGDSGFGGLGGSSGGPGGLGSYGGPGGAATQVSPSYSAPAAEFDKEFYTYSADENDFNEPAGSEQLDALLKKNLRVVFVKGPENNGLENAALNLARLAAEKKTAIYVLQKQADLGDLANKLQSQHGLTGHKPDVHFVKYRTPEDAANAQRAIQSQYDQLGGNSQSHDGGAAPVHDFSSPASRPAARPVSAPGASYLPSSIIRK; the protein is encoded by the coding sequence ATGCGTGCCTTCATCGTCCTCTGTTTATTCACCGTTGCCTGTGCGGATAAGTTGGGCTACAACTATCGCCCTGTAGGACACTCAGACGCTGGACTCTCGTTTGCACCAGGTGGTTCCTCAGGATTCGGTGGTCTCGGCGGGGGCGGATTAGGCGATAGTGGGTTTGGTGGATTAGGTGGCAGCAGTGGTGGACCTGGTGGTCTGGGTAGTTATGGTGGACCAGGAGGTGCAGCGACACAAGTTTCACCTTCTTACTCCGCACCCGCCGCTGAATTCGACAAGGAATTCTACACCTACAGCGCTGATGAGAATGACTTCAATGAACCCGCCGGCAGCGAACAACTGGATGCTTTATTGAAGAAGAATCTGCGTGTTGTCTTCGTTAAGGGACCCGAAAATAATGGTTTGGAGAACGCCGCCCTTAATCTTGCCAGACTTGCTGCCGAAAAGAAGACCGCAATCtatgttctacaaaaacaagcCGACTTGGGTGATTTGGCCAACAAATTGCAGTCTCAACACGGCCTTACAGGTCACAAACCCGATGTGCACTTCGTCAAGTACCGCACACCAGAGGATGCTGCCAATGCCCAACGTGCTATTCAATCGCAATACGATCAATTGGGTGGCAACTCTCAATCGCACGATGGTGGCGCCGCACCAGTCCATGACTTTTCGTCTCCTGCCTCGCGACCAGCTGCCCGTCCAGTAAGCGCTCCAGGCGCTTCATACTTGCCTTCCTCGATTATCCGCAAATAA
- the LOC120775512 gene encoding uncharacterized protein LOC120775512 isoform X3: MRAFIVLCLVAAASADKLGYNYRPVGHSDSGLSFAPGGSSGLGGLGGSGGLGDSGLGGLGGSLGGLGGSGGLGSSGSGLGPSYSAPAAPAEFNKEFFSYTAPEGEFDDADAGQDVANLLKKNLRVVFIKGPENRGLENAALQLAKHAADDQTAIYVLQKQSDIGDLAKKLNSINSQSAHKPEVHFVKYRTPEDAANAQRAIQSQYDQLGGPSQSHDGGAAPVHNFASQAPVQAPEVHAPRNSYLPSSIIRV, from the exons ATGCGTGCCTTCATC GTCCTGTGTTTAGTGGCTGCAGCCTCTGCTGATAAGTTGGGCTACAACTACCGACCAGTGGGTCACTCCGACTCTGGACTCTCTTTTGCACCAGGTGGCTCCTCAGGACTCGGTGGTCTCGGCGGCAGTGGCGGATTAGGCGATAGTGGGTTGGGAGGATTAGGTGGCAGCCTTGGTGGACTAGGCGGCAGTGGTGGTCTTGGAAGCAGTGGTAGCGGCTTAG GACCATCATACTCAGCCCCCGCAGCTCCCGCTGAATTCAATAAGGAATTCTTCTCCTACACCGCTCCCGAAGGCGAATTCGATGATGCTGATGCCGGTCAAGATGTTGCCAACTTACTGAAAAAGAACCTCCGTGTTGTCTTCATTAAGGGACCTGAAAACCGTGGACTCGAAAACGCTGCCCTTCAATTGGCTAAACATGCTGCTGATGACCAAACCGCCATCTATGTTTTGCAGAAACAAAGCGATATCGGAGACTTGGCTAAGAAACTCAACTCTATCAACAGCCAAAGCGCACACAAACCCGAAGTACACTTCGTCAAATACCGCACACCTGAGGATGCCGCCAACGCTCAACGTGCTATCCAATCGCAATACGACCAATTGGGCGGTCCCTCTCAATCGCACGATGGTGGTGCCGCACCAGTGCACAACTTCGCATCGCAAGCTCCAGTTCAAGCACCCGAAGTGCATGCTCCCCGCAACTCCTACTTGCCCTCTTCCATCATCCGTGTTTAA
- the LOC120775512 gene encoding uncharacterized protein LOC120775512 isoform X2 — translation MRAFIVLCLVAAASADKLGYNYRPVGHSDSGLSFAPGGSSGLGGSLGGLGGSGGLGSSGSGLGGLGGLGGSSGGLGGLGGSGDIGNSGSVGPSYSAPAAPAEFNKEFFSYTAPEGEFDDADAGQDVANLLKKNLRVVFIKGPENRGLENAALQLAKHAADDQTAIYVLQKQSDIGDLAKKLNSINSQSAHKPEVHFVKYRTPEDAANAQRAIQSQYDQLGGPSQSHDGGAAPVHNFASQAPVQAPEVHAPRNSYLPSSIIRV, via the exons ATGCGTGCCTTCATC GTCCTGTGTTTAGTGGCTGCAGCCTCTGCTGATAAGTTGGGCTACAACTACCGACCAGTGGGTCACTCCGACTCTGGACTCTCTTTTGCACCAGGTGGCTCCTCAGGACTCG GTGGCAGCCTTGGTGGACTAGGCGGCAGTGGTGGTCTTGGAAGCAGTGGTAGCGGCTTAGGTGGTCTTGGTGGACTCGGCGGTTCAAGTGGCGGTTTGGGTGGTCTTGGCGGTTCAGGCGATATCGGTAACTCCGGCAGCGTAGGACCATCATACTCAGCCCCCGCAGCTCCCGCTGAATTCAATAAGGAATTCTTCTCCTACACCGCTCCCGAAGGCGAATTCGATGATGCTGATGCCGGTCAAGATGTTGCCAACTTACTGAAAAAGAACCTCCGTGTTGTCTTCATTAAGGGACCTGAAAACCGTGGACTCGAAAACGCTGCCCTTCAATTGGCTAAACATGCTGCTGATGACCAAACCGCCATCTATGTTTTGCAGAAACAAAGCGATATCGGAGACTTGGCTAAGAAACTCAACTCTATCAACAGCCAAAGCGCACACAAACCCGAAGTACACTTCGTCAAATACCGCACACCTGAGGATGCCGCCAACGCTCAACGTGCTATCCAATCGCAATACGACCAATTGGGCGGTCCCTCTCAATCGCACGATGGTGGTGCCGCACCAGTGCACAACTTCGCATCGCAAGCTCCAGTTCAAGCACCCGAAGTGCATGCTCCCCGCAACTCCTACTTGCCCTCTTCCATCATCCGTGTTTAA
- the LOC120775512 gene encoding uncharacterized protein LOC120775512 isoform X5, producing MRAFIVLCLVAAASADKLGYNYRPVGHSDSGLSFAPGGSSGLGGLGGLGGSSGGLGGLGGSGDIGNSGSVGPSYSAPAAPAEFNKEFFSYTAPEGEFDDADAGQDVANLLKKNLRVVFIKGPENRGLENAALQLAKHAADDQTAIYVLQKQSDIGDLAKKLNSINSQSAHKPEVHFVKYRTPEDAANAQRAIQSQYDQLGGPSQSHDGGAAPVHNFASQAPVQAPEVHAPRNSYLPSSIIRV from the exons ATGCGTGCCTTCATC GTCCTGTGTTTAGTGGCTGCAGCCTCTGCTGATAAGTTGGGCTACAACTACCGACCAGTGGGTCACTCCGACTCTGGACTCTCTTTTGCACCAGGTGGCTCCTCAGGACTCG GTGGTCTTGGTGGACTCGGCGGTTCAAGTGGCGGTTTGGGTGGTCTTGGCGGTTCAGGCGATATCGGTAACTCCGGCAGCGTAGGACCATCATACTCAGCCCCCGCAGCTCCCGCTGAATTCAATAAGGAATTCTTCTCCTACACCGCTCCCGAAGGCGAATTCGATGATGCTGATGCCGGTCAAGATGTTGCCAACTTACTGAAAAAGAACCTCCGTGTTGTCTTCATTAAGGGACCTGAAAACCGTGGACTCGAAAACGCTGCCCTTCAATTGGCTAAACATGCTGCTGATGACCAAACCGCCATCTATGTTTTGCAGAAACAAAGCGATATCGGAGACTTGGCTAAGAAACTCAACTCTATCAACAGCCAAAGCGCACACAAACCCGAAGTACACTTCGTCAAATACCGCACACCTGAGGATGCCGCCAACGCTCAACGTGCTATCCAATCGCAATACGACCAATTGGGCGGTCCCTCTCAATCGCACGATGGTGGTGCCGCACCAGTGCACAACTTCGCATCGCAAGCTCCAGTTCAAGCACCCGAAGTGCATGCTCCCCGCAACTCCTACTTGCCCTCTTCCATCATCCGTGTTTAA
- the LOC120775512 gene encoding uncharacterized protein LOC120775512 isoform X4 translates to MRAFIVLCLVAAASADKLGYNYRPVGHSDSGLSFAPGGSSGLGGLGGGLGGLGGSSGGLGGLGGSGDIGNSGSVGPSYSAPAAPAEFNKEFFSYTAPEGEFDDADAGQDVANLLKKNLRVVFIKGPENRGLENAALQLAKHAADDQTAIYVLQKQSDIGDLAKKLNSINSQSAHKPEVHFVKYRTPEDAANAQRAIQSQYDQLGGPSQSHDGGAAPVHNFASQAPVQAPEVHAPRNSYLPSSIIRV, encoded by the exons ATGCGTGCCTTCATC GTCCTGTGTTTAGTGGCTGCAGCCTCTGCTGATAAGTTGGGCTACAACTACCGACCAGTGGGTCACTCCGACTCTGGACTCTCTTTTGCACCAGGTGGCTCCTCAGGACTCGGTGGTCTCGGCG GTGGTCTTGGTGGACTCGGCGGTTCAAGTGGCGGTTTGGGTGGTCTTGGCGGTTCAGGCGATATCGGTAACTCCGGCAGCGTAGGACCATCATACTCAGCCCCCGCAGCTCCCGCTGAATTCAATAAGGAATTCTTCTCCTACACCGCTCCCGAAGGCGAATTCGATGATGCTGATGCCGGTCAAGATGTTGCCAACTTACTGAAAAAGAACCTCCGTGTTGTCTTCATTAAGGGACCTGAAAACCGTGGACTCGAAAACGCTGCCCTTCAATTGGCTAAACATGCTGCTGATGACCAAACCGCCATCTATGTTTTGCAGAAACAAAGCGATATCGGAGACTTGGCTAAGAAACTCAACTCTATCAACAGCCAAAGCGCACACAAACCCGAAGTACACTTCGTCAAATACCGCACACCTGAGGATGCCGCCAACGCTCAACGTGCTATCCAATCGCAATACGACCAATTGGGCGGTCCCTCTCAATCGCACGATGGTGGTGCCGCACCAGTGCACAACTTCGCATCGCAAGCTCCAGTTCAAGCACCCGAAGTGCATGCTCCCCGCAACTCCTACTTGCCCTCTTCCATCATCCGTGTTTAA
- the LOC120775512 gene encoding uncharacterized protein LOC120775512 isoform X6 yields the protein MRAFIVLCLVAAASADKLGYNYRPVGHSDSGLSFAPGGSSGLGGLGGSGGLGDSDIGNSGSVGPSYSAPAAPAEFNKEFFSYTAPEGEFDDADAGQDVANLLKKNLRVVFIKGPENRGLENAALQLAKHAADDQTAIYVLQKQSDIGDLAKKLNSINSQSAHKPEVHFVKYRTPEDAANAQRAIQSQYDQLGGPSQSHDGGAAPVHNFASQAPVQAPEVHAPRNSYLPSSIIRV from the exons ATGCGTGCCTTCATC GTCCTGTGTTTAGTGGCTGCAGCCTCTGCTGATAAGTTGGGCTACAACTACCGACCAGTGGGTCACTCCGACTCTGGACTCTCTTTTGCACCAGGTGGCTCCTCAGGACTCGGTGGTCTCGGCGGCAGTGGCGGATTAGGCGATA GCGATATCGGTAACTCCGGCAGCGTAGGACCATCATACTCAGCCCCCGCAGCTCCCGCTGAATTCAATAAGGAATTCTTCTCCTACACCGCTCCCGAAGGCGAATTCGATGATGCTGATGCCGGTCAAGATGTTGCCAACTTACTGAAAAAGAACCTCCGTGTTGTCTTCATTAAGGGACCTGAAAACCGTGGACTCGAAAACGCTGCCCTTCAATTGGCTAAACATGCTGCTGATGACCAAACCGCCATCTATGTTTTGCAGAAACAAAGCGATATCGGAGACTTGGCTAAGAAACTCAACTCTATCAACAGCCAAAGCGCACACAAACCCGAAGTACACTTCGTCAAATACCGCACACCTGAGGATGCCGCCAACGCTCAACGTGCTATCCAATCGCAATACGACCAATTGGGCGGTCCCTCTCAATCGCACGATGGTGGTGCCGCACCAGTGCACAACTTCGCATCGCAAGCTCCAGTTCAAGCACCCGAAGTGCATGCTCCCCGCAACTCCTACTTGCCCTCTTCCATCATCCGTGTTTAA
- the LOC120775512 gene encoding embryogenic cell protein 40-like isoform X1, producing MRAFIVLCLVAAASADKLGYNYRPVGHSDSGLSFAPGGSSGLGGLGGSGGLGDSGLGGLGGSLGGLGGSGGLGSSGSGLGGLGGLGGSSGGLGGLGGSGDIGNSGSVGPSYSAPAAPAEFNKEFFSYTAPEGEFDDADAGQDVANLLKKNLRVVFIKGPENRGLENAALQLAKHAADDQTAIYVLQKQSDIGDLAKKLNSINSQSAHKPEVHFVKYRTPEDAANAQRAIQSQYDQLGGPSQSHDGGAAPVHNFASQAPVQAPEVHAPRNSYLPSSIIRV from the exons ATGCGTGCCTTCATC GTCCTGTGTTTAGTGGCTGCAGCCTCTGCTGATAAGTTGGGCTACAACTACCGACCAGTGGGTCACTCCGACTCTGGACTCTCTTTTGCACCAGGTGGCTCCTCAGGACTCGGTGGTCTCGGCGGCAGTGGCGGATTAGGCGATAGTGGGTTGGGAGGATTAGGTGGCAGCCTTGGTGGACTAGGCGGCAGTGGTGGTCTTGGAAGCAGTGGTAGCGGCTTAGGTGGTCTTGGTGGACTCGGCGGTTCAAGTGGCGGTTTGGGTGGTCTTGGCGGTTCAGGCGATATCGGTAACTCCGGCAGCGTAGGACCATCATACTCAGCCCCCGCAGCTCCCGCTGAATTCAATAAGGAATTCTTCTCCTACACCGCTCCCGAAGGCGAATTCGATGATGCTGATGCCGGTCAAGATGTTGCCAACTTACTGAAAAAGAACCTCCGTGTTGTCTTCATTAAGGGACCTGAAAACCGTGGACTCGAAAACGCTGCCCTTCAATTGGCTAAACATGCTGCTGATGACCAAACCGCCATCTATGTTTTGCAGAAACAAAGCGATATCGGAGACTTGGCTAAGAAACTCAACTCTATCAACAGCCAAAGCGCACACAAACCCGAAGTACACTTCGTCAAATACCGCACACCTGAGGATGCCGCCAACGCTCAACGTGCTATCCAATCGCAATACGACCAATTGGGCGGTCCCTCTCAATCGCACGATGGTGGTGCCGCACCAGTGCACAACTTCGCATCGCAAGCTCCAGTTCAAGCACCCGAAGTGCATGCTCCCCGCAACTCCTACTTGCCCTCTTCCATCATCCGTGTTTAA
- the LOC120775546 gene encoding uncharacterized protein LOC120775546, with amino-acid sequence MRAFIVLCVLASAYADKLGYNYRPVGHSDSGLSFTPGGGAGGLGGIGSVGGLGGSIGGLGGSGGVGPAAPAPVYQAPVAEYEKEFFTYTADEKEFSEPADNGQVIESLKKNLRVIFIKGPEGNGLEKAAINLAKHAGEEKTAIYVLQKQADLGDLANKLQAENDVQRHKPEVHFVKYRTPEDAVNAQRAIQSQYDQLGGNSQSYNGGDAPVHNFASPAARPAPRPVSAPGAAYLPSSIFRV; translated from the coding sequence atgcGTGCTTTTATCGTCCTGTGTGTATTAGCATCTGCCTACGCCGATAAATTGGGCTACAACTATCGTCCTGTTGGCCATTCCGATAGCGGACTCTCATTTACGCCCGGCGGTGGCGCAGGTGGACTAGGAGGTATCGGCAGTGTTGGTGGACTTGGCGGCAGTATTGGTGGACTCGGCGGTAGCGGTGGTGTTGGTCCTGCTGCACCTGCACCTGTTTATCAGGCACCAGTTGCCGAGTACGAAAAGGAGTTCTTCACATACACTGCCGATGAAAAAGAGTTCAGTGAACCTGCCGACAATGGTCAAGTGATTGAATCGTTGAAGAAGAACTTGCGCGTGATCTTCATCAAGGGACCCGAAGGCAATGGGTTGGAGAAGGCCGCTATCAATCTCGCTAAACACGCTGGAGAAGAGAAGACCGCTATCTACGTGTTGCAGAAACAAGCTGACTTGGGCGATTTGGCCAACAAATTACAGGCTGAAAACGATGTGCAACGTCACAAGCCCGAAGTACACTTTGTCAAATACCGCACACCCGAGGATGCGGTCAACGCTCAGCGTGCCATTCAATCGCAATACGATCAATTGGGCGGCAATTCTCAAAGCTACAATGGCGGTGATGCTCCAGTACACAACTTTGCTTCCCCAGCTGCGCGACCAGCTCCACGCCCAGTTAGCGCTCCCGGCGCTGCTTATCTGCCTTCATCAATTTTCCGTGTCTAA